The genomic stretch CGCACCCAGGACATATCATGTTCTTGCATGTCCTTACCTCTCCACCAGCGCCATTTTGGCGTTGAACCAGTTCATCAGCAGCGAGGTCAGGAGGCTGATGGCCAGATAGATCACCATCATGATGACCACGCATTCCACCGCCTGGCCGGTCTGGTTGAGCACCGTTCCGGTCGTCGCCGTCAGGTCGGGATAGCCGATGGCGATGGCGAGCGATGAATTCTTGGTAAGGTTGAGATACTGGCTGGCCAGCGGCGGAATGACGATGCGCATGGCCTGCGGCACGACCACCAGCCGCAGCGCCTGGCCGGCACGTAGGCCAAGGGCCGCCGAGGCCTCGCTTTGGCCCTTGGCGACGCCGCGGATGCCGGCGCGCACGATCTCGGCGATAAAGGAGGCCGTGTAGCAGGACAGGGCCAGATAGAGCGACAGAAATTCCGGCTTCACCACGAAACCGCCGCTCAGGTTGAAGGTCGACTGTTTGGGAAAATCGAAGGTTACCGGAAAGCCGCTCAGCACATAGGCGAGCACCGGCAGCCCGACAATCAGCGCCAGCGATGTCCAGAACACCGGGAATTGCTGGCCGGTCGCCATCTGTCGCTGCTTGGCCTTGCGGGCGACGAACCACGACATGGCGATGCCGACAAGCAGACCCACCAGGATCAGCCAGGAGCCCTCGCCCCAGATAGCGCGCGGAAAATAGATGCCCCGCTGGTTGAGGAACGAGCCGAAGGGCAGATGATAGCTGTCGCGCGGCGCCGGCAGCACGGCCAGCACGCCGGAATACCAGAAGAAGATGACCAGCAGCGGCGGGATGTTGCGGAACACCTCGACATAGACGGTGCAGATCTTCTGGATCAGCCAGTTCTTCGACAGCCGGCCGATGCCGACGATAAAGCCGATGATGGTGGCGGTGATGATGCCGACAAAGGCGACAATCAACGTGTTGATCAAGCCGACGATGATGGCCTGGCCATAAGTGGAGTCCGACGTATAGGCGATCGCCGAGTCGGAAATGTCGAAGCCTGCGCGCCCCTTCAAAAAAGCAAAGCCGGAGGCAATATGGAGGTTCGTGAGGTTCACAATGGTATTGTGGACAATCCACCAGACACCCGACACCAGCAAAGCAACGACCAGGCATTGATAGAAAATGCTGCGGACTTTGGGATCGTTTATAAGAGAAGCGCGACTTGGCGCCTCGCGAAGAACTTCCTGCGATGCCATTCGACCGTCCCCTGGAAAGAGAAACCGGGAGGCAGAGAATCTGCCTCCCGGATCACATTTCGGTCAGCGGATAGGTGGAGCGTATTGCAGGCCGCCCTTGGTCCACAGCGCGTTGATGCCGCGGGCGATCTTCAGCGGGCTACCGGAGCCGACATTGCGGTCGAACAGTTCTCCGTAATTGCCGACAGCCTTGACGATGTTGACGACCCAGTCGTTGGAGACACCGAGATCGGTACCGATCT from Mesorhizobium sp. NZP2077 encodes the following:
- a CDS encoding amino acid ABC transporter permease, with amino-acid sequence MASQEVLREAPSRASLINDPKVRSIFYQCLVVALLVSGVWWIVHNTIVNLTNLHIASGFAFLKGRAGFDISDSAIAYTSDSTYGQAIIVGLINTLIVAFVGIITATIIGFIVGIGRLSKNWLIQKICTVYVEVFRNIPPLLVIFFWYSGVLAVLPAPRDSYHLPFGSFLNQRGIYFPRAIWGEGSWLILVGLLVGIAMSWFVARKAKQRQMATGQQFPVFWTSLALIVGLPVLAYVLSGFPVTFDFPKQSTFNLSGGFVVKPEFLSLYLALSCYTASFIAEIVRAGIRGVAKGQSEASAALGLRAGQALRLVVVPQAMRIVIPPLASQYLNLTKNSSLAIAIGYPDLTATTGTVLNQTGQAVECVVIMMVIYLAISLLTSLLMNWFNAKMALVER